One Oncorhynchus nerka isolate Pitt River linkage group LG5, Oner_Uvic_2.0, whole genome shotgun sequence genomic window carries:
- the LOC115129427 gene encoding ADP/ATP translocase 2-like, with protein sequence MNETVISFGKDFLAGGISAAISKTAVAPIERIKLLLQVQHASKQITVDKQYKGIMDCVVRIPKEQGFLSFWRGNLANVIRYFPTQALNFAFKDKYKQIFLDGVDKKQFWRYFAGNLASGGAAGATSLCFVYPLDFARTRLAADVGKAGAGREFNGLGDCLKKIYKADGLKGLYQGFSVSVQGIIIYRASYFGVYDTAKGMLPDPKNASILVSWAIAQSVTAVAGLTSYPFDTVRRRMMMQSGRKGGDIMYTGTIDCWKKIAKDEGGKAFFKGAWSNVLRGMGGAFVLVLYDELKKVL encoded by the exons ATGAATGAGACCGTCATCTCGTTCGGCAAGGACTTCTTGGCTGGTGGTATTTCCGCTGCCATCTCCAAAACAGCTGTAGCCCCTATTGAAAGAATCAAGCTGCTTCTTCAG GTGCAACATGCTAGTAAACAGATCACTGTTGACAAGCAGTACAAGGGCATCATGGATTGCGTCGTCCGTATCCCCAAGGAGCAGGGCTTCCTGTCATTCTGGAGAGGCAACTTGGCCAACGTCATCAGATACTTCCCCACCCAGGCCCTCAACTTTGCATTCAAGGACAAATACAAGCAAATCTTCCTGGATGGCGTGGACAAGAAACAGTTCTGGAGGTACTTCGCTGGTAACCTGGCCTCTGGCGGTGCTGCTGGAGCCACCTCCCTGTGTTTTGTGTACCCCCTCGACTTCGCCAGAACCCGACTGGCTGCTGATGTCGGTAAGGCCGGTGCTGGGCGTGAGTTCAATGGCCTGGGTGACTGCTTGAAGAAGATCTACAAGGCTGACGGTCTGAAGGGCCTGTACCAGGgcttctctgtgtctgtccaggGCATCATCATCTACAGAGCTTCTTACTTTGGCGTCTATGACACAGCCAAGG GCATGCTGCCAGATCCAAAGAACGCCAGCATCCTTGTCAGCTGGGCCATCGCGCAGTCGGTGACTGCAGTCGCCGGTCTTACATCCTACCCCTTTGATACCGTCCGTCGTCGCATGATGATGCAGTCTGGGCGCAAAGGAG GTGACATCATGTACACTGGCACCATTGACTGCTGGAAGAAGATTGCGAAGGATGAGGGTGGCAAGGCCTTCTTCAAAGGAGCCTGGTCCAACGTTCTCCGAGGCATGGGTGGTGCCTTCGTGCTAGTTTTGTACGATGAGTTGAAGAAGGTCCTCTAA